In Oryza sativa Japonica Group chromosome 3, ASM3414082v1, one DNA window encodes the following:
- the LOC9271080 gene encoding homeobox protein knotted-1-like 9 encodes MESFASLAGGGSSSTTARLPELIPPENPDRISPPPLLYQLLAGSASSARHGHGHHHGGGGGAAAAAVQGLQVSPAGAEAAMKAEIMSHPQYSALLAAYLGCKKVGAPPDVLTKLTAVPAAQQQLDAADGHPRRRHEPRRDDDVPDHQLDQFMDAYCSMLTRYREELERPILEAAEFFSLIRSLLLFLTDSNCEGTGSSEEEQDTSCPEAEEIDPSDKQLKHQLLMKYGGSLGDLRQAFSKRTKKGKLPKEARLKLLHWWELHYDKWPYPSEVEKMTLAQTTGLDQKQISNWFINQRKRHWKPTPVAGMTFPTVEAAGGGFRHSGHDGGLAAAAAAAALPLYMGSWPFVVDGMYRLGS; translated from the exons ATGGAGAGCTTCGCCAGTCTCGCAGgaggtggcagcagcagcaccacagCTCGGTTGCCGGAGCTGATCCCGCCGGAGAACCCGGACCGCATCTCGCCGCCCCCGTTGCTGTACCAGCTGCTCGCCggctcggcgtcgtcggcgcggcATGGGCATGGacaccaccacggcggcggtggcggcgcagcagcagcagctgtgcAGGGACTACAGGTCTCGCCggcgggcgcggaggcggcgatgaAGGCCGAGATCATGTCGCATCCGCAGTACTCGGCTCTCCTCGCCGCCTACTTAGGCTGCAAAAag GTCGGGGCGCCGCCGGATGTACTGACCAAGCTCACGGCCGTgccggcggcgcagcagcagctggaCGCAGCCGACGGCCACcctcgtcgccggcacgagcCACGGCGTGATGACGACGTCCCGGATCATCAGCTCGATCAGTTCATG GACGCGTACTGCAGCATGCTGACGAGGTACAGGGAGGAGCTGGAGCGGCCGATCCTGGAAGCCGCGGAGTTCTTCAGCTTGATTCGATCGCTg CTGCTGTTTTTAACAGACAGTAATTGTGAAGGCACGGGATCATCCGAGGAAGAGCAAGACACGAGCTGTCCTGAGGCTGAGGAGATCGACCCTAGTGACAAGCAGCTGAAGCACCAGCTTCTGATGAAGTACGGTGGCTCGTTGGGCGATCTCCGGCAGGCGTTCTCCAAGAGGACCAAGAAAGGGAAGCTCCCCAAGGAGGCCAGGCTGAAGCTTCTGCACTGGTGGGAGCTGCACTACGACAAATGGCCCTATCCCTCC gaggtggagaagatgaCGCTGGCGCAGACGACGGGGCTGGACCAGAAGCAGATCAGCAACTGGTTCATCAACCAGAGGAAGCGGCACTGGAAGCCGACGCCGGTGGCAGGCATGACCTTCCCGACAGTGGAAGCTGCCGGAGGCGGCTTCCGACACTCCggccacgacggcggccttgcggcggcggcggcggcggcggcgctgccgctgTACATGGGCAGCTGGCCGTTCGTTGTGGACGGCATGTACCGGCTCGGGTCTTGA